A window from Schistosoma haematobium chromosome 1, whole genome shotgun sequence encodes these proteins:
- the TMEM9B_1 gene encoding Transmembrane protein 9B, variant 2 (EggNog:ENOG410V7VV~COG:S~SECRETED:SignalP(1-18)) translates to MEFYAVFICVLIINSASAAYEDARCKCVCLLPSSYMNNTKSSKKIYVKAIPSEKCTCEYMLQNDKDLCRYCECKFQVRNTATIKVVVCLILTVITALVLYMLFLLLLEPLLSTRHLSHKTIIDMGICSEPQQPNNFTINQHNNNDKINDARSTNSWVNINIPVSSSGHGDSAVYSKAIDKAVIWDKTKLTPKQFMDSNLRIITAPSNRWRLRNRSGLISNDQVEDPNGLNLTTIPSTSVGVSSVVNRVRDQQQRWKGNVEAQRTRVFSERSLLN, encoded by the exons ATGGAGTTTTATGCAGTGTTCATATGTGTATTAATCATAAATTCTGCTTCG GCAGCTTACGAAGATGCTCGGTGTAAATGTGTCTGTTTACTCCCAAGCTCCTATATGAATAATACTAAATCATCAAAGAAGATATATGTGAAAGCGATTCCTTCTGAGAAATG TACCTGTGAATATATGTTACAAAACGATAAAGACCTTTGTCGTTATTGTGAATGCAAATTTCAGGTTAGAAATACTGCTACCATAAAA gTTGTTGTTTGCCTTATTCTAACAGTCATTACAGCCTTGGTTTTATATATGCTATTTCTCTTACTACTTGAACCATTACTATCTACAAGACATTTATCacataaaacaataattgaTATGGGAATATGTTCAGAACCACAACAGCCAAATAACTTTACTATTAAtcaacacaataataatgacaagATAAATGATGCAAGATCAACTAATTCATGGGTTAATATAAACATTCCCGTTAGTAGTAGTGGTCATGGTGATTCAGCTGTATATTCTAAAGCGATTGATAAAGCAGTTATTTGGGATAAAACTAAGTTGACTCCTAAACAATTTATGGATTCCAATTTGAGAATAATCA CAGCTCCTTCAAATCGCTGGCGATTGCGTAATCGCTCTGGGCTAATTTCAAATGATCAAGTTGAAGATCCTAATGGATTAAATCTTACCACAATACCTTCTACATCTGTTGGAGTATCTAGTGTTGTAAATCGTGTTCGAGATCAACAACAGCGTTGGAAAGGAAATGTTGAAGCACAACGTACTCGTGTCTTCAGCGAACGTAGTTTACTAAATTAA
- the TMEM9B_1 gene encoding Transmembrane protein 9B (EggNog:ENOG410V7VV~COG:S~SECRETED:SignalP(1-18)), translating to MEFYAVFICVLIINSASAAYEDARCKCVCLLPSSYMNNTKSSKKIYVKAIPSEKCTCEYMLQNDKDLCRYCECKFQVRNTATIKVVVCLILTVITALVLYMLFLLLLEPLLSTRHLSHKTIIDMGICSEPQQPNNFTINQHNNNDKINDARSTNSWVNINIPVSSSGHGDSAVYSKAIDKAVIWDKTKLTPKQFMDSNLRIITPSNRWRLRNRSGLISNDQVEDPNGLNLTTIPSTSVGVSSVVNRVRDQQQRWKGNVEAQRTRVFSERSLLN from the exons ATGGAGTTTTATGCAGTGTTCATATGTGTATTAATCATAAATTCTGCTTCG GCAGCTTACGAAGATGCTCGGTGTAAATGTGTCTGTTTACTCCCAAGCTCCTATATGAATAATACTAAATCATCAAAGAAGATATATGTGAAAGCGATTCCTTCTGAGAAATG TACCTGTGAATATATGTTACAAAACGATAAAGACCTTTGTCGTTATTGTGAATGCAAATTTCAGGTTAGAAATACTGCTACCATAAAA gTTGTTGTTTGCCTTATTCTAACAGTCATTACAGCCTTGGTTTTATATATGCTATTTCTCTTACTACTTGAACCATTACTATCTACAAGACATTTATCacataaaacaataattgaTATGGGAATATGTTCAGAACCACAACAGCCAAATAACTTTACTATTAAtcaacacaataataatgacaagATAAATGATGCAAGATCAACTAATTCATGGGTTAATATAAACATTCCCGTTAGTAGTAGTGGTCATGGTGATTCAGCTGTATATTCTAAAGCGATTGATAAAGCAGTTATTTGGGATAAAACTAAGTTGACTCCTAAACAATTTATGGATTCCAATTTGAGAATAATCA CTCCTTCAAATCGCTGGCGATTGCGTAATCGCTCTGGGCTAATTTCAAATGATCAAGTTGAAGATCCTAATGGATTAAATCTTACCACAATACCTTCTACATCTGTTGGAGTATCTAGTGTTGTAAATCGTGTTCGAGATCAACAACAGCGTTGGAAAGGAAATGTTGAAGCACAACGTACTCGTGTCTTCAGCGAACGTAGTTTACTAAATTAA